One stretch of Dromaius novaehollandiae isolate bDroNov1 unplaced genomic scaffold, bDroNov1.hap1 HAP1_SCAFFOLD_36, whole genome shotgun sequence DNA includes these proteins:
- the LOC135326575 gene encoding olfactory receptor 14C36-like: protein MDRGHCSPWYTQKVEIRAEVEEVKEGPTVPSAQRKQMSNSSSFNEFLLLRFAETQELQLLHFSLFLGIYLAALLGNGLIITAVACDHRLHTPMYFFLLNLSVLDLGTISTTVPISMANSLKNTRAISYSGCAAQVFFFVFFMSTEYFLLTAMAYDRFIAICRPLHYGIIMGSRACVKMAAAAWASGFLHALLHTGNTFSIPLCQGNTVDQFFCEIPQILKLSCSGAYLREVGVLVVSGSLAFGCFVFIVVSYVQIFTAVLRIPSEQGRHKAFSMCLPHLAVVSLFVSTATFAYLKPPSLSSPSLDLVVAVLYGVVPPAVNPLIYSMRNKELKDALKKLIQEVLAQQQ from the exons atggacagaggacacTGTTCCCCATGGTATACTCAGAAAGTGGAGATtagagcagaagtagaggaggtgaaggaaggtcctacTG tcccctctgcccagaggaagcaaatgtccaacagcagctccttcaacgagttcctcctcctgcggTTTGCAGagacacaggagctgcagctcttgcacttctcgctcttcctgggcatctacctggctgccctcctgggcaacggcctcatcatcacagccgtagcctgcgaccaccgcctccacacccccatgtacttcttcctcctcaacctctctgtcctggaccttggcaccatctccaccactgtccccatatccatggccaattccctgaagaacaccagggccatttcctactcaggatgtgctgcccaagtctttttctttgtcttctttatgtcaacagaatatttccttctcacTGCCATGGCTTATGaccgcttcattgccatctgcagacccctgcactacggcatcatcatgggcagcagagcctgtgtcaaaatggcagcagctgcctgggccagtggttttctccatgctctgctgcacactgggaacacattttcaataccactctgccaaggcaacacagtggaccagttcttctgtgagattcctcagatcctcaagctctcctgctcaggtGCCTatctcagggaagttggggttcttgtggttagtggctctttagcctttgggtgttttgttttcattgtggtgtcctacgtgcagatcttcactgctgtgctgaggatcccctctgagcagggccggcacaaagccttttccatgtgcctcccgcacctggccgtggtctccctgtttgtcagcactgcaacgtttgcctacctgaagcccccctccctctcctccccatctctggatctggtggtggctgttctgtacggggtggtgcctccagcagtgaaccccctcatctacagcatgaggaacaaggagctcaaggatgcactgaagaaactgattcaagaGGTACTAgctcagcagcaatga
- the LOC135326551 gene encoding olfactory receptor 14C36-like has product MSNSSSLNEFLLLAFADARELQLLHFSLFLGIYLAALLGNGLIITAVACDHRLHTPMYFFLLNLSLLDVGTISTTVPKSMANSLWDTRAISYSGCAAQVFFFVFLISAEYFLLTTMAYDRFVAICRPLHYGTIMDSRACVKMAAAAWASGFLHALLHTANTFSIPLCQGNTVDQFFCEIPQILKLSCTDSYLKEFGVLVASVCLLFGCFIFIVVSYVQIFTAVLRIPSEQGRHKAFSMCLPHLAVVSLFVSTDMFAYLKPSTISSPAVDLVMAVLYSVVPPAVNPLIYSMRNKELQDTLKKLIQLVPVQQQ; this is encoded by the coding sequence atgtccaacagcagctccctcaatgagttcctcctcctggcatttgcagacgcacgggagctgcagctcttgcacttctcgctcttcctgggcatctacctggctgccctcctgggcaacggcctcatcatcacagccgtagcctgtgaccaccgcctccacacccccatgtacttcttcctcctcaacctctccctcctcgacgtTGGCAcaatctccaccactgtccccaaatccatggccaattccctgtgggacaccagagccatttcctactcaggatgtgctgcccaagtctttttctttgtcttcttaatttcagcagaatatttccttcttaccaccATGGcttatgaccgctttgttgccatctgcagacccctgcactacggcaccatcatggacagcagagcttgtgtcaaaatggcagcagctgcctgggccagtggttttctccatgctctcctgcacactgctaacacattttcaataccactctgccaaggcaacacagtggaccagttcttctgtgaaattccccagatcctcaagctctcctgcacagacTCCTACCTCAAGGAATTTGGGGTTCTTGTGGCTAGTGTTTGTTTactctttgggtgtttcattttcattgtggtgtcctacgtgcagatcttcactgctgtgctgaggatcccctctgagcagggccggcacaaagccttttccatgtgcctcccgcacctggccgtggtctccctgtttgtcagcactgacatgtttgcctacctgaagccctccaccatctcctccccagctgtggatctggtgatggctgttctgtactcagtggtgcctccagcagtgaaccccctcatctacagcatgaggaacaaggagctccaggacaCACTtaagaaactgattcagctggtaccagttcagcagcaatga